One window of Gemmatimonadaceae bacterium genomic DNA carries:
- a CDS encoding Fic family protein — translation MTWQYNSATNAPAKYRKACKYDVFIPDFLASSDIQLEAKTMGMVSEAENAIRTLNDVARPGLRPLARLLLRTESIASSKVEGLQLGVRELARAEARKESGGKPGPTALEILSNIDAMQLAIEEAATVKRFSVKEIEAVHRRLMENAPNAHVAGQIRTQQNWIGGNDHNPCGADYVPPPPEHVAPLLADLCDAVNDDVLPPLVQAALVHAQFETIHPFDDGNGRTGRALIQIVLRRREIASAYVPPISVILAKSKARYIRGLTQFREEGGAAPWIEQFADATASAANLARTYLTAVQELTTQWRHKLSASVAPRSDSVAWTLIDILPAHPMITGPVAMAATEGSRPSVYKALQDLQTAGVLIPLSEGRRNQSWEAAGLLDLLAQLEAGELPA, via the coding sequence GTGACATGGCAATACAATAGCGCCACTAATGCGCCAGCAAAGTACCGTAAAGCGTGTAAGTATGACGTATTCATCCCGGATTTTCTTGCTTCGAGCGACATCCAACTCGAGGCCAAAACCATGGGAATGGTTTCCGAGGCCGAGAACGCCATTCGCACCCTGAATGATGTAGCCCGACCCGGACTAAGGCCTCTGGCTCGATTGCTCCTTCGGACGGAGTCCATCGCGTCCTCCAAAGTCGAAGGACTGCAGCTGGGTGTCCGCGAGCTGGCTCGAGCAGAAGCCCGGAAGGAATCCGGTGGCAAGCCTGGCCCGACAGCTCTCGAAATCCTTTCCAACATAGACGCCATGCAGTTGGCAATCGAGGAGGCTGCGACCGTCAAGCGGTTTTCCGTGAAGGAGATCGAGGCAGTACACCGCCGGCTAATGGAGAATGCTCCGAACGCACACGTCGCCGGGCAGATTCGCACGCAACAAAACTGGATAGGTGGAAACGATCACAATCCCTGCGGAGCCGACTACGTCCCGCCTCCGCCCGAGCATGTTGCGCCTCTACTTGCTGACCTGTGCGACGCGGTAAACGACGATGTGCTTCCTCCGCTCGTTCAAGCCGCGCTGGTGCATGCGCAGTTCGAGACAATACATCCATTCGATGACGGCAATGGTCGCACGGGCCGGGCGCTGATCCAGATAGTCCTGCGACGGCGAGAGATCGCTTCAGCTTACGTACCACCAATAAGCGTCATACTGGCGAAGTCGAAAGCCCGCTACATTCGCGGCCTGACTCAATTTCGGGAAGAAGGTGGAGCGGCTCCATGGATCGAGCAGTTCGCCGATGCGACGGCCAGCGCAGCTAATCTCGCGAGAACTTATCTGACCGCCGTTCAGGAACTGACGACACAGTGGCGCCACAAGCTGTCAGCATCGGTAGCTCCGAGATCGGATTCAGTCGCATGGACCCTGATCGACATCCTTCCCGCACACCCAATGATCACCGGTCCGGTAGCAATGGCCGCGACCGAAGGTTCGAGACCTTCAGTCTACAAGGCGCTTCAAGACTTACAAACAGCCGGAGTTCTCATCCCGCTTTCGGAAGGAAGGAGAAATCAATCCTGGGAAGCTGCGGGCCTGCTGGATCTTCTTGCGCAACTCGAAGCAGGAGAACTTCCGGCCTGA
- a CDS encoding type II toxin-antitoxin system RelE/ParE family toxin — translation MFTNALRRHLEDDAYRALQLALVLRPEQGPIIPGGAGVRKMRWATRGGGKRGGLRVIYYWSANDETFYMLYVYRKNQQGDLNATQIRALSRFVRGELK, via the coding sequence GTGTTCACTAACGCGCTGCGGCGTCACCTGGAAGATGACGCGTACAGGGCATTGCAGCTCGCCCTCGTCCTGCGACCTGAGCAGGGACCCATAATTCCGGGCGGTGCCGGTGTCCGGAAGATGCGATGGGCTACCCGAGGTGGAGGGAAGCGAGGCGGTCTTCGCGTGATTTACTACTGGTCGGCCAATGATGAGACCTTTTATATGCTTTACGTTTACAGGAAGAATCAGCAGGGAGATCTCAATGCCACGCAGATTCGAGCACTGTCACGCTTTGTCCGTGGGGAATTGAAGTGA